Proteins co-encoded in one Sporichthyaceae bacterium genomic window:
- the lepB gene encoding signal peptidase I: MDGAADNPAADAPADAPAGADVDLNAADTDTADGPEDDTPERGAHRLLPPIQSGRAARRSTRAQLRSKRRRRTRRVQLIGLGLTVALMICVRAFLFQAYFIPSPSMEQTLDVGDRVLVDKLSYDIGHPRRGQIVVFNGANSFEAEGHHHGGFFGPLWSLFGATANEDDFIKRVIGIPGDHVQCCDATGHLQVNDISLTEPYLYPGDVPSGERFDVVVPPGRLWVMGDHRSRSADSRAHLGDPGGGTVPIDKVVGRAVAIVWPWSHAGRLRIPDSFEGLTKNGRATGD, from the coding sequence ATGGACGGCGCCGCCGATAACCCCGCCGCCGACGCCCCGGCCGACGCGCCCGCGGGCGCCGACGTCGACCTCAACGCGGCCGACACCGACACTGCGGATGGGCCCGAGGACGACACGCCGGAGCGAGGGGCACATCGGTTGCTACCGCCGATTCAGTCGGGCCGTGCCGCCCGCCGCAGCACCCGCGCGCAGTTGCGTTCCAAGCGTCGTCGGCGCACGCGTCGGGTGCAGCTGATCGGCCTGGGGCTGACGGTGGCGCTGATGATCTGCGTACGGGCCTTCCTGTTCCAGGCCTACTTCATTCCTTCGCCGTCGATGGAGCAGACGTTGGACGTCGGCGATCGGGTGCTGGTCGACAAGTTGTCCTACGACATCGGTCATCCTCGGCGTGGTCAGATCGTGGTTTTCAACGGGGCCAACAGTTTCGAGGCGGAGGGACATCACCACGGCGGGTTCTTCGGACCGCTCTGGTCACTGTTCGGGGCGACAGCCAATGAGGACGACTTCATCAAACGGGTGATAGGGATACCGGGTGACCACGTCCAATGTTGTGATGCCACGGGGCATCTGCAGGTGAACGACATCTCACTGACCGAGCCGTACCTCTATCCGGGTGATGTTCCGTCCGGAGAACGCTTCGATGTGGTGGTTCCTCCCGGTCGGCTGTGGGTGATGGGGGACCACCGAAGTCGATCGGCGGACTCACGTGCCCACTTGGGGGACCCGGGCGGCGGTACTGTTCCGATAGACAAAGTGGTGGGGCGTGCTGTTGCGATCGTGTGGCCGTGGAGCCACGCGGGTCGGTTGCGGATCCCGGACAGTTTCGAGGGGCTGACGAAGAATGGACGTGCCACCGGTGACTGA
- a CDS encoding ribonuclease HII has translation MRPRRLTVRADGDLYGYERALARSGLAPVAGADEAGRGACAGPLVAAAVILAPGKRGEIPGLADSKLLTPAAREVVYAQVMKRALAVGTVIVPPGEIDRVGLHRSNIAALRRALVRLTIPASYVLTDGFAVSGLGVPGLAVWKGDQVAGCIAAASVVAKVTRDRLMCALDVEHPDYGFAAHKGYITPEHTAALAQHGPCAHHRFSYVNVAAVAGRTVVGVLGENVGTEPE, from the coding sequence ATGCGACCGCGTCGTCTGACCGTCCGCGCGGACGGTGACCTCTATGGATACGAGCGCGCCCTGGCCCGCAGCGGCCTGGCGCCGGTGGCCGGTGCCGATGAGGCCGGCCGCGGCGCCTGCGCCGGGCCGCTGGTGGCCGCCGCGGTGATTTTGGCGCCGGGCAAGCGGGGCGAGATTCCCGGCCTGGCCGACTCCAAACTGCTCACTCCGGCCGCGCGCGAGGTTGTGTACGCGCAGGTGATGAAGCGGGCGCTGGCGGTGGGCACGGTGATCGTGCCGCCGGGTGAGATCGACCGGGTGGGCCTGCACCGCAGCAACATCGCCGCGTTGCGCCGGGCACTTGTCCGGCTGACCATCCCCGCCTCGTACGTGCTCACCGACGGCTTCGCGGTCAGCGGGTTGGGCGTGCCGGGGCTCGCCGTGTGGAAGGGCGACCAGGTGGCCGGGTGCATCGCGGCGGCCTCGGTCGTTGCCAAGGTGACCAGGGATCGACTGATGTGCGCCTTGGACGTCGAGCACCCGGACTACGGGTTCGCGGCGCACAAGGGATACATCACCCCCGAGCACACCGCCGCGTTGGCGCAGCATGGACCCTGCGCGCACCATCGGTTCTCCTACGTCAACGTGGCGGCGGTGGCCGGGCGCACGGTAGTGGGCGTGCTCGGGGAGAATGTGGGCACGGAGCCGGAGTGA
- the lepB gene encoding signal peptidase I yields MTEPVEPEPHEPMESLPPRPLQRRTVRREEELPPEIPPAERNEIGRSSSLLRELPILVFVALALALLIKTFLVQAFFIPSDSMQNTLLEGDRVLVNKFSSHFGNPKRGEVIVFRDPGTWLGEDRPQRTGNPVLRSFKDVFVFVGLLPSDNEKDLIKRVVGVPGDRVACCTNGKVTVNGIPLDEPYLYRDPVTGKQNAPSERSFSVTVPPNRLWVMGDHREVSADSRLHMNEPGNGTIAEDRVVGRAFVLVWPLSRWSTLPVPATFKRKELDGAALATSALGVGALLPVALIRRRRGSRRPEDLPDLAV; encoded by the coding sequence GTGACTGAACCGGTTGAGCCGGAGCCGCACGAGCCGATGGAGTCACTACCTCCGCGGCCGCTGCAGCGCCGTACCGTCCGTCGAGAGGAAGAGTTGCCCCCGGAGATCCCGCCCGCCGAGCGCAACGAGATCGGGCGCTCGTCCAGCCTGCTGCGCGAACTGCCGATCCTGGTGTTCGTCGCGCTCGCGCTGGCCCTGCTGATCAAGACCTTTTTGGTGCAGGCCTTCTTCATCCCGTCGGACTCCATGCAGAACACGCTGCTGGAGGGTGACCGGGTGCTGGTCAACAAGTTCTCCTCGCACTTCGGCAACCCGAAGCGTGGCGAGGTCATCGTGTTCCGCGACCCCGGCACCTGGCTGGGTGAGGACCGCCCGCAGCGCACCGGCAACCCGGTGCTGCGCAGCTTCAAGGACGTGTTCGTGTTCGTCGGCCTGCTGCCCTCGGACAACGAGAAGGACCTGATCAAGCGGGTCGTCGGCGTGCCCGGCGACCGCGTCGCCTGCTGCACCAACGGCAAGGTCACTGTCAACGGCATCCCGTTGGACGAGCCCTACCTGTACCGCGACCCGGTCACCGGCAAGCAGAACGCTCCCTCCGAGCGATCATTCAGCGTCACCGTGCCGCCGAACCGGCTGTGGGTGATGGGCGACCACCGCGAGGTCTCCGCGGACTCCCGGTTGCACATGAACGAGCCGGGCAACGGCACCATCGCCGAGGACCGGGTGGTGGGTCGCGCGTTCGTGCTGGTCTGGCCGCTGTCGCGGTGGTCCACGTTGCCGGTGCCGGCCACCTTCAAGCGCAAGGAACTCGACGGCGCCGCGCTGGCCACGTCGGCGCTCGGCGTGGGCGCACTGCTGCCGGTGGCGTTGATCCGGCGACGGCGCGGCTCGCGGCGGCCGGAGGACCTGCCCGACCTCGCCGTCTGA